CTCGCAGCCCTCGCGCCAGCGAACGCCGGTGCTGTTCCAGGCCGGCTCATCGCGCGCCGGCCGGGCCTTCGCGGCACGGCACGCCGAGGGGACCTTCATCGCAGCCGTCAACCCGGAGGGCGCCCGGCGCCAGATCGAGGAGACGCGGGCGCTGGTCCGTGCCGCCGGACGCGACGACGGCGACCTTCTGTTCGTGCAGGGCCTGTCCTTCGTCGTCGGCGGCAGCGAAGCGGAAGCGCAGGGCAAGGCGCGCGACCTCGCGCAGGACATCAGCGTCGACGGGCTGCTCGCCCATATCAGCCGCGACCTCGGCATCGACCTCGGCCTGCTCGATCCCGACCGGCCGGTGGCGGAGCTGGAGATCGAGGGCGTGCAGGGCATCGTCCGCGCCTTCGAGGAAGGCAATCCCGGCAAGCGCGCGACCGTCGCCGATCTCGGCCGCGCCTATTCGCTGAGCAGCCAGGTCGTCGGCACGCCCGAGACGATCGCCGACCGGCTGGCGGAGTGGCAGGCGGCGGGCATCGACGGCGTCAATCTCATCTATCACACCACGCCGGGGTCCTTCGCCGACTTCATCGAAGCGGTCATGCCGGTGCTGCGCAAGCGCGGCCTCGCCCAGGCCGACTATGCCGAGGGGAGCTTTCGCGAGCGTCTCTTCCCGGGCCGCCCCGCCCGCCTCATCGACCGCCATCCGGCCGCCCGCTATCGCGGCGCCTTCCGCGGCCGCGAGGCGCGCAGCCTTCCGGCGGCGTGATCCGCCGGAGGTCCCCGATCGAGACAAGGAGAGACGCGATGGCCAGACCTCGTCAGCTCAAGCTCGGCGCCTTCCTGATGGCGCCCGGCCACCACGTCGCGGCGTGGCGCCACCCCGGAGCGCAGGCCGATCTCGGCGCCGACTTCCGCGGCTATGCCGCGATCGCCCGGCAGGCCGAGGCGGCGAAGCTCGACCTGCTGTTCGTCGACGACGTCCTGGCCGTGAAGGATACCAGGCCGGCGACCGGCAAGAGGTCCGCCCGCTCGGCCTTCTTCGAGCCGCTCACCCTGATGGCTGGGCTCGCGGCCGTCACCGAGCGCATCGGTCTCACCGCCACCGTGTCCACGACCTTCCACGAGCCCTACAACCTGGCGCGCAAGTTTGCGTCCCTCGACCTGATCAGCGCAGGCAGGGCCGCATGGAACCTCGTCACCTCCAATACCGAGGCGGAGGCGCAGAACTTCAGCGACCTGCCGCATCTGCGCCATGCCGACCGCTACCAGAGGGCGGAAGAGTTCATCGATGTCGTCATCGGCCTGTGGAACAGCTTCGACGACGACGCCTTCGCCCACGACAGGACCTCGGGCGTCTATTACGACCCGGCCAAGCTGCATGTTCTCGCCCATCGCGGCCGGCATTTTGCGGTCCGCGGCCCGCTGAACGTCCGGCGCTCGCCGCAGGGCCACCCCGTCATCGTCCAGGCGGGCTCTTCCGAGCCCGGCAAGGAGCTCGCCGCCCGCACGGCGGAGATCGTGTTCACCGCCCAGCAGACGCTCGCCGACGCCCAGGCCTTCTACAACGACCTCAAGAGCCGCGTGGCACGCCATGGCCGCGCACCGGACGAGCTTCTCGTCATGCCCGGGATCTTCCCGGTGGTCGGCCGCAGCCGCCAGGAGGCGCAGGACAAGTTCGAGGCGTTGCAGGCGCTGATCGATCCGGCTGTCGGCATCCAGCTCCTGTCGGACATGATCGGCGGCTTCGACCTCAGCGCCTATCCGCCCGACGGTCCGGTGCCGGACCTGCCCGAGACCAATGGCGGCAAGAGCCGGCAGCACCTGCTCTTCGAGCTCGCACGCCGGGACGGCCTCACCATCATCGAGCTTGCGCGGCGCATCGCGGGCGCCCGCGGCCACTGGCAGGTGGTCGGCACGGCGCAGGACATTGCCGACCAGATCGAAGAGCGCTTCACGAAAGGCGGCGCGGACGGCTTCAACATCATGCCGCCGACGCTTCCAGCCGGGCTGACCGACTTCATCGACCTGGTCTTGCCGGAGCTGCGCCGGCGCGGTCTGTTCCGCATCGACTACGAAGGCGCGACGCTGCGCGAGAATCTTGGTCTGCCCCGTCCGACCCGCCGAGGCACGGACCAAGCCCAGGCAGCCGAATAGCGCGACAGAGGCCCCGCAATGCGCAGGCGGCCGATCTCCAATGCGTTCGGCATGAATGCCGTGTCAGGGCCGCGCGAACCTCCGTCGCCAGGCGCTCGGCCCCTTCTCCATGGCGACTGGCTCAGTGCCTTCGCCCTGCCGGGCAGCGATGTCCCCTTCTTCCGGCAGGCCGACGAAACCGCGAGGGCGACGCTGCGGATTCTGGTGCAGGATGTCCGCCGCGGCGACCTCGACGGCCGGCCCCTCGCCTGAGGATCGCGCATCACGGCAGTGGCGGTCGACGCAGGTGCCAGTCCGTCGCCTGCTGATAGGCGTGCACCGCGCGCAGGAGCACGGCCTCGGAGAGATGAGCCCCGACGAGCTGAATGCCGATCGGCCTCCCGTCGCCGGTGAAGCCGCAGGGAAAGGTCACCGACGGGCTGCCGCTGGCATTGATCGGAAAGGTGAAGCGGAAGAGCCTGGAGATCTCGGTCTCGACGATCGCCTCCACCTCCTGCCAGGTCGGGGTGGCGAAGCTGAATACCGGCATCAGCACGGCGTCCACCTCGGCGAAGAGGCGGACGAGCCGTCCCTTGAACCGATCGCGCTCGATCGTGGTGCGGGCATAGTCCACCGGGCTCATGGCGAGGCCGGATTCGAGGCCTGCGGTGAGCCACCGGCCGTAGCGCTGCTTCTGCTCCGGGTAGGTGGCGGCATGGGCGGACGCCAGCTCCGCCATGTGCACCTCCGCCAGATGGGCGCAGAGCGGCTGGTGATCCGGGAACGCCACCGGCCGCAATTCGGCCCCCAGATCCCGCAGCACGGCCGCCGCCGCCTCGAGCAGGCCCGTCGTCTCGGGATCGGCGCCGGCATCGTTGTAGGCGCGGTCGATGCCGATGCGCAGGCCGCGGGCGCCCTCGACGCCGGCGAGGCCACCGAGATAGTCCGGCACCGCGGCGGGCAGGCTGGTCGGATCGGCCGGATCGTCTCCGGCCAGCACGCCCAGCATCGCGGCGGCATCGGCGGCGGAGCGGGCCATGGGCCCGAGCGTATCGTAGGACTCGGCCAGGTTGAAGATGCCGTGCCGGCTGATCCGGCCCCAGGTCGGCTTGACGCCGGTCACTCCGTTGGGGGCGCTGGGGAAACGGATCGAGCCGCCGGTGTCCGAGCCGACGCTGGCAAAGCACAGGCCTGCGGCCGTCGCCACGCCCGAGCCCGAGGAGGAAGCGCCGGTCCACAGGTCGGCGCGCCACGGGTTCACCGGGCGGCCGAACTCGGGATGATGCTCGATGCAGGCGCCTTCCGTCAGGTGCTGCTTGCCGAGGAGCACCGCGCCCGCATCGGCCAGGCGCCGGACCACGGTCGCGTCGTGGTCGGGGCGAAAGCCGCGGTGGATCGGCATGCCGGCGCTCGTCGGAATGCCCTCGGTGAAGCACAGGTCCTTCACCGCCACCGGAATGCCGTGCA
This portion of the Labrys wisconsinensis genome encodes:
- a CDS encoding NtaA/DmoA family FMN-dependent monooxygenase (This protein belongs to a clade of FMN-dependent monooxygenases, within a broader family of flavin-dependent oxidoreductases, the luciferase-like monooxygenase (LMM) family, some of whose members use coenzyme F420 rather than FMN.); protein product: MPKRLIFNGFSMNAVSHVFHGLWRRPQSLQTRFNDLDTWVALVRLLEKGKFDAFFVADILGVDPAYQGSWDTYVKEAVQIPINDSGVLVGALIQSTEHLGLTLTGSILQEHPFNFARKLSTLDHLSKGRIGWNIVTSVSHNAAQNFGFDRIVPHDERYRWAEEYVDVVYKLWEGSWDDDAVIDDKAGNLYADPARIHRIHHHGQRYRVLGPHLSQPSRQRTPVLFQAGSSRAGRAFAARHAEGTFIAAVNPEGARRQIEETRALVRAAGRDDGDLLFVQGLSFVVGGSEAEAQGKARDLAQDISVDGLLAHISRDLGIDLGLLDPDRPVAELEIEGVQGIVRAFEEGNPGKRATVADLGRAYSLSSQVVGTPETIADRLAEWQAAGIDGVNLIYHTTPGSFADFIEAVMPVLRKRGLAQADYAEGSFRERLFPGRPARLIDRHPAARYRGAFRGREARSLPAA
- a CDS encoding LLM class flavin-dependent oxidoreductase; this encodes MARPRQLKLGAFLMAPGHHVAAWRHPGAQADLGADFRGYAAIARQAEAAKLDLLFVDDVLAVKDTRPATGKRSARSAFFEPLTLMAGLAAVTERIGLTATVSTTFHEPYNLARKFASLDLISAGRAAWNLVTSNTEAEAQNFSDLPHLRHADRYQRAEEFIDVVIGLWNSFDDDAFAHDRTSGVYYDPAKLHVLAHRGRHFAVRGPLNVRRSPQGHPVIVQAGSSEPGKELAARTAEIVFTAQQTLADAQAFYNDLKSRVARHGRAPDELLVMPGIFPVVGRSRQEAQDKFEALQALIDPAVGIQLLSDMIGGFDLSAYPPDGPVPDLPETNGGKSRQHLLFELARRDGLTIIELARRIAGARGHWQVVGTAQDIADQIEERFTKGGADGFNIMPPTLPAGLTDFIDLVLPELRRRGLFRIDYEGATLRENLGLPRPTRRGTDQAQAAE
- a CDS encoding amidase, yielding MSAEPSDLHYRSLTETAERIRRRELSPVAVTEAMLERIGRLDGGLHSYRTVTADLARAQAAQAESEIAAGRYRGPLHGIPVAVKDLCFTEGIPTSAGMPIHRGFRPDHDATVVRRLADAGAVLLGKQHLTEGACIEHHPEFGRPVNPWRADLWTGASSSGSGVATAAGLCFASVGSDTGGSIRFPSAPNGVTGVKPTWGRISRHGIFNLAESYDTLGPMARSAADAAAMLGVLAGDDPADPTSLPAAVPDYLGGLAGVEGARGLRIGIDRAYNDAGADPETTGLLEAAAAVLRDLGAELRPVAFPDHQPLCAHLAEVHMAELASAHAATYPEQKQRYGRWLTAGLESGLAMSPVDYARTTIERDRFKGRLVRLFAEVDAVLMPVFSFATPTWQEVEAIVETEISRLFRFTFPINASGSPSVTFPCGFTGDGRPIGIQLVGAHLSEAVLLRAVHAYQQATDWHLRRPPLP